The proteins below are encoded in one region of Helianthus annuus cultivar XRQ/B chromosome 2, HanXRQr2.0-SUNRISE, whole genome shotgun sequence:
- the LOC110889660 gene encoding uncharacterized protein LOC110889660 gives MKEVIAEEVGKAIKNSLSGFIDKIQSTVLSLVEERVKRLEDNVNHVKEKSGERKGCSNKEFMACKLPIYNGEVEPIICQRWLSDVEGVFERTYCGVSEFVAYGTGQLRGQAKDWWDNKKKEIGAEAARAKTWDKFKEPFLKHHSPKAVINIIKEEFIQLRQRGETIDKITGILMDKLRFCDELVTTEEQKIYYYYNMLSDEYREFMTPSKYETLTEIINTAREREIELKKQIERGERRVVEVKPSHTKKARTTESVKKTDAKGGSPSCKVCGKGHKGECRFKDKSCPICGKTGHTTSLCPGKVSVCYKCYQPVHKKSECPDLVGKKDTKESPTETPKATDTSAKQLPV, from the exons ATGAAAGAGGTAATTGCCGAAGAAGTAGGGAAGGCAATTAAGAATAGTCTATCCGGTTTCATAGACAAAATCCAAAGTACGGTGCTATCGTTAGTTGAGGAACGGGTTAAAAGGTTGGAGGATAATGTCAACCATGTGAAAGAAAAATCCGGAGAACGTAAGGGTTGTTCAAACAAAGAGTTTATGGCGTGTAAACTGCCAATCTACAACGGGGAGGTTGAGCCGATAATatgccaaagatggctaagtgatgTTGAAGGGGTATTTGAGAGGACCTACTGTGGCGTAAGCGAATTTGTGGCTTACGGAACGGGTCAGTTGAGGGGTCAAgccaaagattggtgggataacaaaaagaaagaGATTGGAGCCGAAGCGGCAAGGGCCAAGACATGGGACAAGTTTAAGGAACCATTCCTTAAACATCACAGTCCCAAGGCGGTCATCAACATAATCAAGGAGGAGTTCATCCAGTTAAGGCAAAGGggtgaaacaattgataaaatcACGGGTATATTAATGGATAAGCTGAGGTTCTGCGATGAGCTAGTGACTACGGAGGAgcagaaaatatattattattataatatgttAAGCGATGAGTATCGAGAGTTCATGACCCCTTCCAAGTATGAGACGCTCACCGAGATCATAAATACGGCTCGGGAAAGAGAAATTGAACTTAAAAAGCAAATAGAACGAGGTGAGCGAAGGGTAGTGGAAGTTAAGCCGAGCCATACAAAGAAGGCTCGAACGACTGAGTCAGTAAAGAAGACGGATGCGAAGGGTGGATCGCCGAGTTGCAAAGTATGTGGAAAGGGGCACAAGGGTGAGTGCCGCTTCAAAGACAAATCGTGTCCCATATGCGGGAAGACGGGGCACACCACGTCATTATGTCCGGGAAAGGTCTCTGTTTGCTACAAGTGTTACCAACCGGTCCATAAAAAGTCCGAATGTCCGGACTTGGTTGGAAAGAAAGACACCAAAGAATCTCCAACAGAAACTCCGAAggctactgacacatccgca aaacaacttcctgtttga